A single window of Drosophila suzukii chromosome 3, CBGP_Dsuzu_IsoJpt1.0, whole genome shotgun sequence DNA harbors:
- the Gk2 gene encoding glycerol kinase 3, which yields MTEGKNLPHSSADVPFRSKELRKQSLIQHTGLVGVIDEGTKTIGFSIYTTPDFKEIAAHRVELGVITPQDGWYEQDPMEMMASINKCAEEAIKQLPELGFSASDIATVGITNQRETTIVWDAVTGKPLYNALLWKDIRTSTTVEQIVAKVQDPNHFRSSTGLPISTYFSALKIRWLRDNVPEVRQAIREKRAKAGTVDSWIVWNLTNGALHITDVTNASRTLLMNLETQSWDPVLLKTFGIKEDMLPTIHSCSEVFGKITSERSPLRGMTLSGIMGNQQASLLGQMCVKPGQTKNTYRSGCFLLCNTGDKPVFSRHGLLTTVAYKLGPQAPTIYAIEGAVSVAGHALSWLQNKVRILPDSRDAEKYAEMVPTSGDVYFVPAFTGLYAPYWRQNARGIIIGLTQFTRKNHIVRAALESICFQTRDILECMHQECGYEINKLHADGKLTTNNLLMQLQADTIGLPVFRSQLMDSTAFGAAMCAAQAEGVDLCQFEPEKRYYENVHYDTFLATTTEVERKERYGKWKRAVERSLGWVIKQKKTREHTEENYRMLSSLPASIFLISSFAMLVHSLAASGQ from the exons ATGACTGAGGGCAAGAACTTACCCCACTCGAGTGCGGATGTGCCTTTCCGCAGCAAGGAGCTGCGCAAGCAGTCGCTGATCCAGCACACCGGTCTGGTCGGAGTCATCGATGAGGGCACCAAGACCATTGGCTTCTCCATCTACACCACCCCGGACTTCAAGGAGATCGCCGCACACCGGGTGGAGCTGGGCGTGATCACGCCCCAGGATGGCTGGTACGAGCAGGATCCGATGGAGATGATGGCCTCGATCAACAAGTGCGCCGAGGAGGCCATCAAGCAGCTGCCCGAGCTGGGCTTCTCCGCCAGCGACATCGCCACCGTGGGCATCACGAACCAGCGTGAGACGACAATCGTCTGGGATGCGGTCACCGGCAAGCCACTGTACAATGCACTCCTGTGGAAGGACATCCGCACCAGCACTACAGTGGAGCAGATCGTGGCCAAGGTCCAGGACCCGAACCACTTTCGCAGCAGCACTGGCCTGCCTATCTCCACGTACTTCTCGGCCCTGAAGATCCGCTGGCTGCGCGACAATGTGCCCGAGGTACGACAGGCCATCCGGGAGAAGCGTGCGAAGGCGGGCACCGTCGACAGCTGGATCGTCTGGAACTTGACAAATG GTGCACTCCACATCACGGACGTGACGAATGCTTCCCGCACTCTGCTCATGAATCTGGAGACCCAAAGCTGGGATCCCGTACTGCTCAAAACGTTCGGCATCAAAGAGGATATGCTGCCCACCATCCACAGTTGTTCGGAGGTCTTTGGCAAAATCACTTCGGAGCGAAGTCCGCTGCGTGGAATGACCCTTAGCGGGATCATGGGAAACCAACAGGCCTCGCTATTGGGACAAATGTGCGTAAAGCCTGGTCAGACGAAGAACACGTACCGCTCCGGCTGCTTCCTGCTCTGCAATACGGGAGATAAGCCCGTCTTCTCAAGGCACGGACTGTTGACCACTGTGGCCTACAAACTGGGTCCCCAGGCACCAACGATCTACGCCATTGAGGGAGCCGTTTCGGTAGCCGGACATGCGCTCTCCTGGTTGCAAAATAAAGTGCGCATCCTCCCGGACTCCAGGGATGCGGAGAAGTATGCTGAAATGGTGCCCACATCGGGGGATGTGTACTTCGTGCCCGCCTTCACAGGATTGTATGCTCCCTACTGGCGGCAGAATGCTCGTGGTATTATCATTGGACTGACGCAGTTCACCCGGAAGAATCACATAGTGAGGGCTGCGCTGGAGAGCATCTGCTTCCAGACCCGCGACATCCTTGAGTGCATGCATCAGGAGTGCGGCTACGAAATCAACAAACTCCATGCCGATGGCAAGCTGACCACGAACAACCTACTGATGCAGCTCCAGGCGGACACGATTGGGCTGCCAGTCTTTCGCTCCCAGCTGATGGACTCCACAGCCTTCGGCGCTGCCATGTGTGCCGCCCAAGCAGAGGGTGTGGATCTCTGCCAGTTCGAACCCGAGAAGCGCTACTACGAGAACGTGCACTATGACACCTTCCTGGCCACCACCACAGAGGTGGAGCGCAAGGAACGCTACGGCAAGTGGAAGCGGGCTGTGGAGCGCAGTTTGGGATGGGTCATCAAGCAGAAGAAGACGCGGGAGCACACGGAAGAGAACTACCGCATGCTGTCCTCGCTGCCGGCGAGCATCTTTCTCATCAGCAGCTTCGCCATGCTGGTGCATTCCCTCGCCGCCAGTGGCCAGTAA